A window from Trueperaceae bacterium encodes these proteins:
- the tsaE gene encoding tRNA (adenosine(37)-N6)-threonylcarbamoyltransferase complex ATPase subunit type 1 TsaE, whose amino-acid sequence MSAGTALPPAGALPLASLDATTELARAALAALPNGSLLVLSGPLGVGKTTFTQALASLLGVEAPVNSPTYTLVHEYPSPAGTLVHMDAYRLGGAAPLAGTMLDDYLERARLVVVEWGEGLLDAYPEAWWLEFGFGAADDGEGSRVRWARWGRRPVT is encoded by the coding sequence GTGAGCGCCGGGACCGCCCTCCCGCCGGCCGGCGCCCTCCCCCTCGCCTCCCTCGACGCCACCACCGAGCTGGCGCGCGCCGCCCTCGCCGCCCTGCCGAACGGCAGCCTGCTGGTCCTGTCCGGGCCGCTGGGCGTGGGCAAGACCACGTTCACCCAGGCGTTGGCGTCGCTACTCGGCGTGGAGGCGCCCGTGAACAGCCCCACCTACACGCTGGTGCACGAGTACCCCTCGCCCGCGGGGACCCTCGTGCACATGGACGCCTACCGGTTGGGTGGCGCCGCGCCGTTGGCCGGGACCATGCTCGACGACTACCTCGAGCGGGCGCGGCTCGTGGTCGTCGAGTGGGGCGAGGGCCTGCTCGACGCCTACCCCGAGGCGTGGTGGCTCGAGTTCGGCTTCGGCGCCGCCGACGACGGCGAGGGGAGCCGGGTGCGGTGGGCCCGCTGGGGCAGGCGGCCCGTCACGTGA
- the tsaB gene encoding tRNA (adenosine(37)-N6)-threonylcarbamoyltransferase complex dimerization subunit type 1 TsaB has product MGPLGQAARHVTGERRILLGIDCSSAHLALALVDPELGVLAAGADDVGRAHAALVIAALDALFERAGIAPGRVGLIGVGVGPGSYTGVRVGVATATGLGRAWGVPVAGASSLVAVAGTRAAPGEEVVAVMDARRGNVYAQRLLRREAGPSVPTYDELEAPRKLGRAALAAAYPGLRVVEGAPPDAAVSALAAVAGRRVEPYYL; this is encoded by the coding sequence GTGGGCCCGCTGGGGCAGGCGGCCCGTCACGTGACGGGCGAGCGGAGGATCCTCCTCGGCATCGACTGCTCGAGCGCCCACCTGGCGCTCGCCTTGGTCGACCCCGAGCTCGGCGTGCTGGCGGCCGGCGCCGACGACGTGGGGCGGGCCCACGCCGCGCTGGTGATCGCGGCCTTGGATGCGCTCTTCGAGCGGGCGGGGATCGCGCCCGGGCGGGTCGGTCTCATCGGCGTGGGGGTCGGGCCGGGCTCGTACACCGGCGTGCGCGTGGGCGTCGCCACCGCCACGGGGTTGGGGCGCGCCTGGGGGGTCCCGGTGGCGGGGGCCTCGAGCCTCGTCGCCGTCGCCGGCACGCGCGCCGCGCCTGGAGAGGAGGTGGTGGCCGTGATGGACGCGCGCCGCGGCAACGTGTACGCGCAGCGGCTATTGCGCAGGGAGGCCGGGCCGTCCGTCCCGACCTACGACGAGCTCGAGGCGCCCCGCAAGCTTGGTCGGGCCGCGCTGGCCGCCGCCTACCCGGGTCTGCGCGTGGTGGAGGGGGCGCCGCCGGACGCGGCCGTCTCCGCGCTAGCCGCCGTGGCGGGGCGCCGGGTCGAGCCCTACTACCTGTGA
- a CDS encoding rod shape-determining protein yields MFFKLGQEMGVDLGTATVLIYVKGKGIMLREPSVIAMVRDTGEVKAVGEEAYRMLGRTPGNIVAVRPMRDGVIADYDLTEKMLQAFVRKVLTGPSRLFKPQIMVCVPSGVTEVERRAVLQATREVGARKAFLIEEPLAAAIGAGVKIAEPTGSMIVDVGGGTTDIAIISLGGIVVSESLRIAGNEFDESIIRHIRHKENLLIGDRTAETVKTHVGAAMLRGPADDDSMEVRGRDLINGLPKSITVTTKDVVEALKEPIAKIADGVRRVLEQAPPELVSDVIDRGIIMTGGGALLRNFDELLRETTGIPVMVADNATESVALGTGQALDMLHVLQDALISDNFLRR; encoded by the coding sequence ATGTTCTTCAAACTAGGTCAGGAGATGGGGGTCGACCTGGGCACGGCGACCGTCCTCATCTACGTGAAAGGCAAGGGCATCATGCTGCGCGAGCCGTCGGTCATCGCGATGGTCCGCGATACCGGCGAGGTGAAGGCGGTGGGCGAGGAGGCCTACCGCATGCTCGGCAGGACCCCCGGGAACATCGTCGCAGTGCGCCCCATGCGCGACGGCGTCATCGCGGACTACGACCTCACGGAGAAGATGTTGCAGGCGTTCGTGCGCAAGGTGCTCACGGGGCCCAGCCGGCTGTTCAAGCCGCAGATCATGGTGTGCGTCCCCTCCGGCGTGACGGAGGTGGAGCGCCGTGCCGTCCTGCAGGCCACCCGCGAGGTGGGGGCCCGCAAGGCGTTCCTCATCGAGGAGCCGCTCGCCGCGGCCATCGGGGCCGGCGTCAAGATCGCCGAACCGACCGGTTCGATGATCGTCGACGTGGGCGGTGGCACCACCGACATCGCCATCATCTCGCTCGGCGGGATCGTCGTGTCTGAGAGCCTGCGGATCGCCGGCAACGAGTTCGACGAGTCGATCATCAGGCACATCCGCCACAAGGAGAACCTCCTGATCGGCGACCGCACGGCCGAGACGGTCAAGACGCACGTCGGCGCCGCCATGCTGCGCGGCCCCGCCGACGACGACTCGATGGAGGTGCGCGGCCGCGACCTCATCAACGGCCTCCCCAAGAGCATCACGGTCACCACGAAGGACGTCGTGGAGGCGCTGAAGGAGCCCATCGCCAAGATCGCCGACGGCGTGAGGCGCGTGCTGGAGCAGGCGCCGCCGGAGCTCGTGAGCGACGTCATCGACCGGGGCATCATCATGACGGGTGGCGGCGCGCTGCTACGCAACTTCGACGAGCTGCTGCGCGAGACGACCGGCATCCCCGTCATGGTGGCCGACAACGCGACCGAGTCGGTGGCGCTCGGCACGGGGCAGGCGCTCGACATGCTCCACGTCCTGCAGGACGCCCTGATCTCCGACAACTTCCTGAGGCGCTGA
- the lpxD gene encoding UDP-3-O-(3-hydroxymyristoyl)glucosamine N-acyltransferase: MTSGERLTVGELLEALGARLSRGAVEDLARPLERLCDRGMLALPDARPAVSACVMAAADAAAGPPEPAPALLVVPAGTPWLDGYPGAAAEVADARLALALASALFVDPHLPPPGVHPRAVVHHTAVLGEGVRVDAAAVVAADAVVGAGSCVGAGAVVGAGARLGVDCRLHPGVTLYPGVVLGDRVTLHAGSVIGADGFGYAAGRTGVTKIHHLGGVVLGDDVEVGANTCIDRGTLADTVVGARTKIDNACQVGHNVRIGSDTLIAGLTGIGGSARVGSGVIIGGAVAVSDHVTIHDGARVAGRSGVTKDVPAGATWAGFPARPHRQFVRELYLLGKLEEWWRRTKAGGEGAGPA; this comes from the coding sequence ATGACGAGCGGTGAACGCCTCACGGTCGGCGAGCTGCTGGAGGCGCTGGGCGCGCGGCTGAGCCGCGGCGCGGTCGAAGACCTCGCCCGGCCGCTGGAACGCCTCTGCGACCGCGGCATGCTGGCGCTGCCCGACGCGCGGCCGGCGGTCAGCGCCTGCGTGATGGCCGCCGCGGACGCGGCGGCAGGGCCGCCGGAGCCGGCCCCGGCACTCCTGGTCGTGCCCGCCGGCACCCCCTGGCTGGACGGCTACCCCGGCGCGGCCGCCGAGGTCGCCGACGCGCGCCTCGCCCTGGCACTGGCGAGCGCCTTGTTCGTCGACCCGCACCTGCCCCCGCCGGGCGTTCACCCGCGGGCCGTCGTCCACCACACGGCCGTGCTGGGCGAAGGGGTGCGCGTCGACGCCGCGGCCGTCGTGGCGGCCGACGCCGTGGTCGGCGCCGGTAGTTGCGTGGGGGCGGGCGCCGTGGTCGGCGCCGGCGCGCGCCTCGGCGTCGACTGCCGCCTTCACCCCGGCGTGACGCTCTACCCGGGCGTGGTCCTCGGCGACAGGGTCACGCTTCACGCCGGCAGCGTCATCGGCGCCGACGGGTTCGGGTACGCCGCCGGGAGGACGGGCGTGACGAAGATCCACCACCTGGGCGGCGTGGTGCTGGGGGACGACGTCGAGGTCGGGGCCAACACCTGCATCGATCGCGGCACCCTCGCGGACACGGTGGTGGGGGCGCGCACCAAGATCGACAACGCCTGCCAGGTCGGTCACAACGTGCGGATAGGCTCCGACACCCTCATCGCGGGCTTGACGGGCATAGGGGGCAGCGCGCGCGTTGGCTCGGGCGTGATCATCGGCGGGGCGGTGGCGGTCAGCGACCACGTGACCATCCACGACGGCGCGCGCGTTGCCGGGCGCAGCGGCGTCACCAAGGACGTCCCCGCCGGCGCGACCTGGGCCGGCTTCCCCGCCAGGCCGCACCGGCAGTTCGTGCGGGAGCTCTACCTGCTCGGCAAGCTCGAGGAGTGGTGGCGCCGCACCAAAGCGGGCGGCGAGGGCGCGGGGCCCGCCTGA
- a CDS encoding UDP-3-O-acyl-N-acetylglucosamine deacetylase, translated as MAGRAVHSGLTCSVTLHRVGGPTRFRRGYVEVPADLAHVIGAERATSLGADGAKVHMVEHLLAALRVAGFFAGVLVEASADELPILDGSAAPWAAAVAELGEPPPAPAPLVMTAPVSVSVGGARGRVMPGRESLAYEIEFAHPAIGVQAWAGGPGAYGELLEARTFGFLSDREALLARGLALGADEEHVIVFAMDGPSRPLRHAQEPVRHKALDALGDLALLGRPLEGAVSIHRGSHALHHELARAALRHVGAE; from the coding sequence GTGGCGGGGCGGGCCGTCCATAGCGGCCTCACCTGCAGCGTGACGCTGCACCGGGTCGGCGGCCCCACCCGCTTCCGGCGGGGATACGTCGAGGTGCCCGCCGACCTGGCGCACGTCATCGGCGCCGAGCGCGCCACGAGCCTGGGCGCCGACGGCGCCAAGGTACACATGGTGGAGCACCTGCTGGCGGCGTTGCGGGTGGCCGGCTTCTTCGCGGGCGTGCTCGTGGAGGCCAGCGCCGACGAGCTCCCGATCCTCGACGGCTCCGCCGCCCCGTGGGCCGCCGCCGTGGCGGAACTGGGCGAGCCGCCGCCGGCGCCGGCGCCACTCGTGATGACAGCGCCCGTTAGCGTGTCGGTCGGCGGAGCGCGGGGGCGAGTGATGCCCGGCCGCGAGTCGCTCGCCTACGAGATCGAGTTCGCTCACCCCGCCATCGGGGTCCAGGCGTGGGCCGGGGGGCCGGGCGCCTACGGCGAGCTCCTCGAGGCGCGCACGTTCGGGTTCCTGAGCGACCGCGAGGCGCTGCTCGCGCGCGGGCTCGCCCTTGGGGCCGATGAGGAGCATGTTATCGTCTTCGCAATGGACGGGCCGTCGCGTCCCCTTCGCCACGCGCAGGAGCCGGTACGTCACAAGGCCCTCGACGCCCTCGGCGACCTGGCGCTGCTGGGTCGCCCGCTCGAGGGGGCCGTCAGCATCCACCGCGGTTCACACGCCCTACACCACGAGCTGGCGCGCGCCGCCCTCCGCCACGTGGGAGCGGAGTGA
- a CDS encoding Gfo/Idh/MocA family oxidoreductase: MSTGGAHPQPIRVAVVGAGVMGRHHATNYMTLPHVTLVAMVDVDAAKRTQAHQTFRCATYATVQEMLTREAIDAVSVAVPTSLHFAVTRALLDAGVHVLVEKPVATEVGQARALAQLSRQRALVLQVGHITRFYGAVQMLAREVREPYLIEARRLSPSQRVKDVGVVLDLMIHDIDILLGLVASRVTDVAAAGLPLNGSPLEDVAATQITFENGCVARLLASRVSPDPERTMLIAERDKTVRVDFGKEPYSEVQFFRTPDAARSAGHVSLDRHLVHDENPLRKELEHFIARIERKADPIGTLDDDMRSLELATDILAAMRAARPVPVH; the protein is encoded by the coding sequence GTGAGCACCGGGGGCGCCCATCCGCAACCGATCCGCGTCGCCGTCGTCGGCGCGGGCGTCATGGGTCGGCATCACGCCACCAACTACATGACGCTGCCCCACGTCACGCTCGTCGCCATGGTGGACGTCGACGCCGCCAAGCGGACGCAGGCGCACCAGACCTTCAGGTGCGCCACCTACGCGACCGTCCAGGAGATGCTGACGCGCGAGGCCATCGACGCCGTCAGCGTGGCGGTGCCGACGAGCCTCCACTTCGCCGTCACCCGCGCCCTCCTCGACGCGGGCGTGCACGTGTTGGTCGAGAAGCCGGTCGCCACCGAGGTGGGGCAGGCCCGCGCGCTGGCGCAGCTGTCGCGGCAACGGGCGCTCGTCTTGCAGGTCGGGCACATCACGCGCTTCTACGGCGCCGTGCAGATGCTGGCGCGCGAGGTGAGGGAGCCGTACCTGATCGAGGCGCGGCGCCTATCGCCCTCGCAGCGGGTCAAGGACGTCGGGGTGGTGCTCGACCTGATGATCCACGACATCGACATCCTGTTGGGCCTCGTCGCCAGCCGCGTGACTGACGTTGCGGCCGCCGGGCTCCCTCTGAACGGCTCCCCGCTCGAGGACGTGGCCGCCACCCAGATCACGTTCGAGAACGGCTGCGTCGCGCGCCTCCTCGCCAGCCGCGTCTCCCCCGACCCGGAACGCACCATGCTCATCGCCGAGCGCGACAAGACGGTCAGGGTGGACTTCGGCAAGGAACCCTACAGCGAGGTGCAGTTCTTCCGGACGCCGGATGCCGCCAGGAGCGCCGGCCACGTCAGCCTCGACCGCCACCTGGTTCACGACGAGAACCCGCTGCGCAAGGAGCTCGAGCACTTCATCGCCCGCATCGAGCGTAAGGCCGACCCGATCGGGACGCTCGACGACGACATGCGCTCGCTGGAACTGGCCACAGACATCCTCGCCGCCATGCGTGCGGCGCGCCCCGTGCCGGTACACTGA
- the fabZ gene encoding 3-hydroxyacyl-ACP dehydratase FabZ: MVDVRGILPHRYPFLLVDAFVSQDGDDFECLKNVSHNEPFFVGHFPTEPVMPGVLVIEALAQAAAVGLAVREGRQGEPGVGYLTGVDGARFRRKVVPGDQLRLTGTIVLFRRGLCKVDARALVGAEVVAEAQLSFMYAR, translated from the coding sequence ATGGTAGACGTCCGCGGCATCCTCCCCCACCGCTACCCGTTCCTGCTCGTCGACGCCTTCGTGAGCCAGGACGGCGACGACTTCGAGTGCCTCAAGAACGTGTCGCACAACGAGCCCTTCTTCGTGGGGCACTTCCCGACCGAGCCCGTCATGCCGGGGGTGCTCGTCATCGAGGCGCTGGCGCAGGCGGCGGCGGTGGGCCTGGCCGTGCGCGAGGGGAGGCAGGGGGAGCCCGGCGTCGGTTACCTCACCGGCGTCGACGGGGCCAGGTTCCGGCGCAAGGTCGTACCGGGGGACCAGCTCCGCCTGACCGGCACCATCGTCCTGTTCCGCCGTGGTCTCTGCAAGGTCGACGCGCGCGCCCTGGTCGGCGCCGAGGTGGTCGCCGAGGCGCAGCTGTCGTTCATGTACGCCCGCTGA
- the lpxA gene encoding acyl-ACP--UDP-N-acetylglucosamine O-acyltransferase: protein MTADAGRAPSAHVHPSARLAPDVTVGPNVVIEADVEVGAGTRLLAGTVLHAGSRVGARCTLGPYAVVGGEPMDSAFKGESTLAVVEDDVTLRDFVTVHRATGEGNETRVGRGSLVMSYAHVSHNVRVGPNVTITTAAQLGGHVVVGRHAVLGSGALLHQYVRVGAFAMFGAASAANQDVLPFSMARGNPVRHYRLNGVGLKRNGIVGERYAALERALRFVRRRDLGALEELASTSADARELLEFLAGSRRGVARFVSGG from the coding sequence ATGACTGCGGACGCCGGGCGGGCGCCGTCGGCGCACGTCCACCCTTCCGCCCGCCTCGCGCCGGACGTGACCGTCGGGCCGAACGTGGTCATCGAGGCCGACGTCGAGGTCGGCGCCGGCACGCGCCTCCTAGCCGGGACCGTGCTCCACGCCGGCAGCCGGGTGGGCGCCCGCTGCACGTTGGGGCCGTACGCGGTGGTGGGGGGCGAGCCGATGGACTCCGCGTTCAAGGGTGAGTCGACACTGGCCGTGGTGGAGGACGACGTGACGCTGCGCGACTTCGTGACCGTCCACCGGGCCACGGGCGAGGGCAACGAGACGCGGGTAGGCAGGGGTTCCCTGGTCATGAGCTACGCGCACGTGTCGCACAACGTGCGGGTGGGGCCCAACGTGACGATCACGACGGCGGCGCAGCTCGGCGGTCACGTGGTCGTCGGGCGCCACGCCGTGCTCGGCTCGGGCGCGCTGCTGCACCAGTACGTGCGGGTGGGCGCCTTCGCCATGTTCGGCGCGGCGAGCGCCGCCAACCAGGACGTGCTCCCATTCAGCATGGCGCGCGGCAACCCGGTGCGTCACTACCGCCTGAACGGGGTGGGTCTGAAGCGCAACGGCATCGTGGGCGAACGGTACGCAGCGCTGGAGCGCGCCCTGCGCTTCGTGCGCCGGCGCGACCTCGGCGCCCTGGAGGAGCTCGCGAGCACCAGCGCCGACGCCCGCGAACTGCTCGAGTTCCTGGCCGGCAGCAGGCGCGGCGTGGCGCGCTTCGTGAGCGGGGGATGA
- a CDS encoding sugar synthetase: MKGAVGGGPYQVVLVSNGPGELYTWVRPVLDALRRRDPLVRVAISLVPCQFAGGNEAAIARTFAPDLVTTPAQYLRAAAVGAAPEGLSAEPGRGVVIGLGGNAALTVALGRRLGHPAYRYSFEPHWQRGLTALLVPDERVRTRAVRAGAPAGAVRVVGNLVADAVDEATPAASPGSPHVLLFAGSRDAFAVHLIPLLIAVVDRLRAALPGARFVWPVSRLLRPDTIAAGVAGRHAATLGGVAGSLVDDGPTRAVITPGGGRLELVPEEERYAHMRAADLALTIPGTNTLELGIAGVPSLVLLPLNQPELIPLEGAGHWLGLVPLVGKYLKRHAVRMFVNGLKVPVSLPNRLSGEELMVELSGHVDPARVAEAVLRLLADPADLAARRSRLHATMPRRGAAAALLDAVLPAASGRARADGGATLPTAAAGSGRT; the protein is encoded by the coding sequence ATGAAGGGCGCCGTCGGCGGAGGCCCCTACCAGGTCGTCCTCGTCAGCAACGGCCCGGGCGAGCTATACACCTGGGTGCGCCCGGTGCTCGACGCCCTCAGGCGGCGCGACCCCTTAGTCAGGGTGGCCATCAGTCTCGTGCCCTGTCAGTTCGCCGGCGGCAACGAGGCGGCCATCGCCCGCACGTTCGCGCCGGACCTCGTCACCACGCCGGCGCAGTACCTGCGCGCCGCCGCCGTCGGCGCGGCGCCGGAGGGACTGAGCGCCGAGCCGGGGCGCGGCGTTGTGATCGGCCTCGGCGGCAACGCGGCGTTGACCGTGGCGCTCGGGCGCCGCCTCGGGCACCCCGCCTACCGTTACAGCTTCGAGCCGCACTGGCAGCGCGGCCTGACGGCGCTGCTCGTGCCGGACGAGCGGGTGCGCACGCGCGCGGTGAGGGCCGGGGCGCCCGCCGGCGCGGTGCGGGTGGTCGGCAACCTCGTCGCCGACGCGGTCGACGAGGCGACGCCGGCGGCCTCTCCGGGGTCGCCGCACGTGCTGCTCTTCGCGGGGAGCCGCGACGCGTTCGCCGTCCACCTCATCCCGCTCCTGATCGCCGTCGTCGACCGCTTGCGGGCGGCCCTGCCCGGCGCCAGGTTCGTGTGGCCCGTCAGCCGCCTGCTGCGGCCCGACACCATCGCCGCCGGCGTGGCCGGCAGGCACGCGGCCACCCTCGGCGGGGTGGCCGGCAGCCTGGTGGACGACGGGCCGACCCGCGCCGTGATCACGCCCGGGGGCGGCAGGCTCGAGCTCGTGCCCGAGGAGGAACGCTACGCGCACATGCGCGCCGCCGACCTCGCCCTGACCATCCCGGGCACCAACACGCTCGAGTTGGGGATAGCGGGCGTCCCGTCACTTGTGCTCCTCCCCCTCAACCAACCGGAGCTGATCCCGCTAGAGGGCGCGGGGCACTGGCTCGGCCTGGTGCCGCTCGTCGGCAAGTACCTCAAGCGGCACGCCGTGCGGATGTTCGTGAACGGCCTCAAGGTGCCCGTCTCGCTCCCCAACCGCCTGAGCGGCGAGGAGTTGATGGTCGAGCTGAGCGGCCATGTGGACCCGGCCCGGGTGGCGGAGGCCGTGCTGCGACTGCTCGCCGACCCGGCCGACCTGGCGGCGCGACGCTCCCGCTTGCACGCGACGATGCCGCGCCGCGGCGCGGCCGCCGCGCTGCTCGACGCCGTCCTGCCGGCCGCCTCCGGGCGGGCGCGAGCAGACGGTGGCGCGACGCTCCCGACCGCGGCGGCCGGGAGCGGCCGGACGTGA
- a CDS encoding ABC transporter ATP-binding protein, with amino-acid sequence MSATAGGGRARARPTALLWPRSTSAWLGVAAALVGAGLRVAIVPLFVAPLFDDVLQAHDLSALPRVLGTAGAVALGGSLALWVQDAALGRAAAHLGATWRDRLYADLLASPPGSLPGTSGALAGRVVSDLREVETYFRYGLGTLVAESATLLFILALLVRADATAALALFALALPGALVLRLVGRRLEGATRGALEGTEEVAHHLQEGLKHHELVRAFGAVGAMRERLGAANRRTARATARRSLIAGLQTPLTQLFVFTAIGVLVVILVGAVARDAATVGDVTAFLTLVALAATPTQLLPQGYAMYRQARAAARRLHALQGAAHLSPTTGAHPPAAAGDGPSEGDATPAPTSFTVARAHAQPGEAPLLALHGVAFGYDAARPVLAGVDLSFPRRGLVVVGGPSGSGKTTLLRLLLRFARPTAGRVTLDGVDLADVDEAALRSRLAYVPQGHELLSGALRDALAMGRVAEDGELWWALEAVGMAGAVRALPAGLATRLAEDGGGFSGGQRQRLAVARALLGRPDAVLLDEPTSSLDDGSEAEINALLARLAKERLVLAVTHRPALAERADVLVLADGVGAPA; translated from the coding sequence GTGAGCGCGACCGCCGGCGGCGGCCGCGCCCGGGCGCGGCCGACCGCGCTCCTGTGGCCCCGCTCGACCAGCGCCTGGCTGGGGGTGGCCGCGGCGCTCGTCGGGGCAGGGCTGCGGGTCGCCATCGTCCCCCTGTTCGTGGCGCCCCTGTTCGACGACGTGTTGCAGGCGCACGACCTGAGCGCCCTGCCGCGCGTGCTGGGCACCGCCGGCGCCGTGGCCCTCGGCGGCAGCCTCGCCCTCTGGGTGCAGGACGCGGCGCTCGGCCGCGCCGCCGCCCACCTGGGCGCCACGTGGCGCGACAGGCTCTACGCCGATCTCCTTGCCTCCCCTCCCGGCAGCCTGCCCGGGACGAGCGGCGCCCTGGCCGGCCGGGTCGTGAGCGACCTGCGCGAGGTCGAGACGTACTTCCGGTACGGGCTGGGCACCCTGGTGGCGGAGAGCGCGACGCTGCTCTTCATACTGGCGCTGCTCGTGAGGGCGGACGCGACGGCGGCGCTGGCCCTCTTCGCGCTCGCCCTGCCGGGCGCCCTGGTCCTGCGCCTCGTCGGGCGGCGCTTGGAGGGTGCCACGCGCGGCGCGCTCGAGGGCACAGAGGAGGTGGCGCACCACCTCCAGGAGGGCCTGAAGCATCACGAGCTCGTCCGGGCCTTCGGCGCCGTGGGCGCGATGCGCGAACGTCTCGGGGCGGCCAACCGCCGGACCGCGCGCGCGACGGCCAGGCGCAGCCTGATCGCCGGCCTCCAGACGCCGCTCACGCAGCTGTTCGTCTTCACCGCCATCGGCGTGCTGGTCGTCATACTGGTCGGCGCCGTCGCGCGCGACGCGGCGACCGTCGGCGACGTGACCGCGTTCCTCACGCTGGTGGCGCTGGCAGCGACCCCCACTCAGCTGCTCCCGCAGGGGTACGCCATGTACCGACAGGCGCGCGCCGCCGCCCGGCGCCTGCACGCGCTCCAGGGCGCCGCGCACTTGTCGCCTACCACGGGCGCGCACCCGCCGGCTGCGGCAGGCGACGGCCCGAGCGAAGGCGACGCGACCCCCGCCCCCACTAGCTTCACGGTGGCGCGCGCCCACGCTCAACCCGGCGAGGCGCCCCTACTGGCGCTTCACGGCGTGGCCTTCGGCTACGACGCCGCCAGGCCAGTCCTCGCCGGCGTCGACCTCAGCTTCCCACGGCGCGGCCTCGTCGTCGTGGGTGGACCCAGCGGCAGCGGCAAGACGACCCTGTTGCGGCTGCTGCTGCGCTTCGCGCGCCCGACGGCAGGGCGGGTGACGCTCGACGGCGTCGACCTTGCCGACGTCGACGAGGCCGCCCTGCGGAGCCGGCTCGCGTACGTGCCGCAGGGGCACGAGCTCCTGTCGGGGGCGTTGAGGGACGCCCTCGCGATGGGCCGGGTGGCCGAGGACGGCGAGCTGTGGTGGGCGCTGGAGGCCGTGGGCATGGCGGGCGCGGTGCGAGCGTTGCCGGCCGGCTTGGCGACGCGGCTCGCCGAGGACGGCGGCGGTTTCTCTGGCGGCCAACGTCAGCGGCTCGCCGTCGCCCGCGCCCTGCTCGGCCGCCCCGACGCCGTGCTCCTCGACGAACCGACCTCCAGTCTCGACGACGGCAGCGAGGCGGAGATCAACGCACTCCTCGCCCGGCTCGCCAAGGAGCGGCTCGTGCTCGCGGTGACGCACCGCCCGGCCCTCGCCGAGCGGGCGGACGTGCTCGTGCTCGCCGACGGCGTGGGGGCGCCGGCGTGA
- a CDS encoding class I SAM-dependent methyltransferase has translation MIYDDAPDLYDLQYAAYRDDIPFYLRLADELGGPVLELGAGTGRVTAALARAGHAVVAVDAAPAMLARAGRRLPEGATVELVEADMRELDLGREFPLVIAPFNTLMHAYTVPDQDRTLTGVRRHLAPGGTFAFDLFRPHLGQLGVVRREPTWAGLGEHIDLFLVQDHDPDAQLLESVYYLDVRSPDGAITRRRTRLLQRYYHRFELERALAQAGFGRVRLFGGFDRGRLEASSALMVGLAGG, from the coding sequence GTGATCTACGACGACGCGCCCGACCTCTACGACCTCCAGTACGCGGCCTACCGCGACGACATCCCGTTCTACCTTCGGCTCGCCGACGAGCTCGGCGGGCCCGTGCTGGAGCTGGGGGCCGGCACCGGCAGGGTCACGGCGGCGTTGGCCCGCGCCGGCCACGCCGTCGTCGCGGTGGACGCCGCGCCGGCCATGTTGGCGCGGGCGGGCCGGCGCCTCCCGGAAGGCGCCACCGTCGAGCTCGTCGAGGCCGACATGCGCGAGCTCGACCTCGGCCGCGAGTTCCCGCTCGTCATCGCCCCCTTCAACACGCTCATGCACGCCTACACCGTGCCGGACCAGGACCGCACCCTGACGGGCGTGCGCCGCCACCTGGCGCCGGGCGGCACCTTCGCGTTCGACCTGTTCAGGCCGCACCTCGGCCAGCTGGGGGTGGTGAGGCGCGAGCCGACCTGGGCAGGGCTCGGCGAGCACATTGACCTCTTCCTCGTGCAGGACCACGACCCCGACGCGCAGCTACTCGAGAGCGTGTACTACCTCGACGTCCGCTCGCCTGACGGCGCCATCACGCGGCGCCGCACGCGCCTCCTGCAGCGCTACTACCACCGCTTCGAGCTCGAGCGCGCGCTGGCGCAGGCCGGGTTCGGTCGGGTGCGGCTCTTCGGCGGCTTCGACAGGGGGCGCCTGGAGGCGTCGAGCGCGCTGATGGTGGGTCTGGCCGGCGGCTGA